The Gemmatimonas aurantiaca T-27 DNA segment GAGGGCGTCAGCGACCTTCTGCACGACCCACTCGGGCATGTGCGAATTGATCTCGCTGGCGAGGTCGATGAAACGCGTCTTGTAGTTCAGCGTGCGCATCTTCCAGGCGAGGTAGTGCGGGTCGAGCGGAATGCAGTGCCCCCCGATGCCAGGCCCCGGGGTGAACTTCATGAACCCAAACGGCTTGGTGGCCGCCGCGTCGATGACTTCCCAGACGTTCACGCCCAGTTTGTCACACATGATCGCGATTTCGTTCACCAGGCCGATGTTCACCGCCCGGAACGTGTTCTCGAGCAGCTTCACGAGCTCGGCCGCCTCTGGCGATGACACCGGTACCACGGTGTCGATGCAGCTCTCGTAGAGCGCCTGCGCCACTTCCACACAGGCCGGCGTCACGCCGCCCACGACCTTGGGGGTGTTCTTGGTCTGGTAGACCGGATTGCCGGGGTCTACGCGCTCGGGGCTGAACGCCACGAAGATGTCCTGACCCACGGTCAGGCCTTTGGCTTCGAGTCGCGGCTGCAACAGTTCCCGCGTCGTGCCCGGATACGTGGTGCTCTCCAGCACGACGCAGAGCCCCGGATGCGCCTGACGCGCGATCGCATCGGCGGCGCTCAGCACATACGCCATGTCCGGGTCACGCGTCTTGGACAATGGCGTGGGCACTGCGATCGAAATGGCATCACACTCGCCGAGCCGGTCTTCCAGCGTGGTGGCGACAAAGCTGCCGCTGGCCACCGCCGCCTGCACCTGCGCCGCCGGCACATCGTGGATGTGCGTCTGGCCGGCCATCAGCAGATCCACCACGCGCTCGCTGACGTCGTAGCCGATCACGCGGAAGCCGGCGTGCACAAACTCCATGGCCAGTGGCAGGCCGACGTAGCCCAGCCCGATCACGCCGATCACACCGGACCGATCCTTGATGCGGTTCAGCAACTGTTCTTTCATGGCACTCGCGTCACTCATCTGCGATCACCGACCGAAGAAGGCGCGGACTGCCTGGATCACTTCATCGAGCTGCGCCGTGGCCAGTTCGGGATAGATCGGCAAGGAGAGCACTTCGTGCGCGGCACGTTCCGATTCCGGACACTGTCCTTCCCGGTAGCCCAGGTAGGCAAAACACGGCTGCAGATGCAACGGCAGCGGATAGTAGACGTTCGAGCCAATCCCGTGCGCCTTGAGATGCTGCTGGAGCGCATCGCGCTGCGGGACACGGATGGTGTACTGGTTGTAGATCGACGTATTGGCGGGGTCGATATACGGCGTGGTGACATCCGCCACGTCGGCAAACGCGGCGTCATAGTACGCGGCGTTCCGACGACGGCCGGCGCTCCACCCTTCGAGATGGGGCAACTTGGCCCGCAGCACCGCGGCCTGCAGCGTATCGAGGCGGCTGTTGTAGCCGACAATCTCGTGGAAGTAGGTCTTCCGACCACCGTGCGTGCGCAGCTTCATGAGCAGGTCGAACAGTACGTCGTCCTGCGTGACGGCCATGCCGCCATCCCCATACCCGCCAAGATTCTTGGAGGGGAAGAAGCTGAACGTGCCGATCGCGGCCGCCTCACCAGCCATGACCCGCTTGCCGTCGATGATGCGGCTCGCACCAATGGTCTGGGCCGCATCTTCGATCACCGGGCATGCCCCAGCCGCAGCGATCACCTGCTCGATGGCCGCCATCTGTCCGAACAGGTCGACCGCAATCACGGCCTTCGTTTTGGCGCCCACCGCGGCACCCACCGCGGCCGGATCGATGTTGAACGTGCGCGGGTCGATGTCGACGAATACCGGACGGGCGCCGACGTTGTGCACGGCTCCCGCGGTGGCGAAGAAGGTGAACGGGGTGGTCACCACTTCGTCGCCGGGCGTCACGCCCAATGCCCGCAGCGCGAGCAGCAACGCGTCAGTGCCATTCGCGCACCCCACGGCATAGCGGGACTGCGACAGCGCTGCCACCTCGCGCTCCAGGTCACTGACCGGTTCGCCGAGGATGAACGCCTGTGAATCCACCACGGCCATCAGGGCAGCGACAACATCTTCCCGGATGGTCGCGTGCTGGGCCTTGAGATCAAGAAGAGGAACGGCCATGGCTGCAGGAATGAAAAGGTCGGACGATGATGTTCAGATGTTCACACGCAGCGGCAGCGGGACATCGCGTCCCGTCTTCGCTGACTCGTAGATCCCCAGAATCAGTTCGAGCGACTTGCGGCCGGCCCGTCCATCCGTGTCCGGACGAGCTTCGCCTCGCAGCACTGACACCACATTGCGGTAGTACCCTTCGTGACCAAATCCGTACACACTGGTCGGGTTGGTGTTCGACTGCTCGACGTACTTGTCGTCATCGTCGTAGTCGGAAAACTGCCAATGTTCGACCTTGTTCACGGCGGTCCCGCCGATCTTGACGGTGCCCTTCTCTCCCAGGATCGTGATCGAGCCTTCGAGATTCTTCGGGTACGTGAGCATCGTGACTTCAATGGTCCCGATCGCGCCGGAGCGGAACTTGAGCACCGCGACGCCGGAGTCTTCCGCTTCGATACGACGAGCCAGCGTGGCGGTCTTGGCCATCACACTCTCCACGGGGCCTACCAGCCATTGCACCAGGTCGACGTAGTGTGACGCCTGATTCATGAACGCGCCGCCATCGAACTCCCACGTCCCGCGCCACGGCGCCTGATCGTAGTAGTCCTGTGGACGGGTCCAACGCACGGTGCAGTTGGCCATGTAGATGCGCCCGAACCGGCCACTGTCGATCGCGCGCTTGAGCAGCACGATCGGCGGATTGAGGCGATTCTGCTTCACGACAAACAGATGCACATGGTGATCATCGCAGGCCTGCACCAGCGCATCGGCCGACGCGAGCGAGATGGCCATGGGCTTCTCACTGATCACGTGACGACCCGCCTTCGCCGCCAGAATCCCGTGCTGCGGATGCAGACCACTCGGTGTGGCCACCACCACCACGTCACTCGGCACGTCGGCCAGCATCTGCTCGAGGCTCTGGAACCACGGCACGCCCGCCGCCCGACCCGCCTGCTCCGCGCGTTCGGCCACCGTATCGGCCACCGCGACCAACTGGAGGTCGGGAATCTTGGCGATCGCATCGAAGTGATTGCGACTGATGCGTCCGCAGCCGACCAACGACACACGAATCGGCGTTCCCGCCGGCACGATCTGCTCCGTCACTGCTGCTCCTCCAGGCGCACGACCACGTCGCCCCGACGTTCGTACAGCGTTCCCGTCCCTTCGCAGCGCAGCGTCTCGACACCGTCCGCACCGGACGCCGCCGACACGGGCACCAGACGATGCCCGGCTTCCGACATCCAGCCGATGCGCTTCGCCGGCACGCCCGCCATGAGCGCGTAGTCAGACACGTCGCGGTTGATCACCGCACCGGCGCCAATGAACGCGTATCGGCCGATGGTGACCCCGCAGACGATGGTCGCGTTCGCGCCGATGCTGGCGCCACGACGAACCAGGGTGCGCCGGTACTCATCCTTGCGCGACACGGCACTGCGCGGGTTGTAGACGTTGGTGAATACCATGGAGGGACCACAAAACACGTCGGCCTCGAGCTCCACGCCTTCATACAACGACACGTTGTTCTGGATCTTCGCGTTGTCGCCGATGGTGACCTTGTTCATCACCACCACGTTCTGGCCGAGTGAGCAGCGCGCACCGACCACCGCTCCGCCGAGCACGTGCGCAAAATGCCACACGCGCGACCCGGCACCGATCACCGCACCGTCATCAACGTACGCGGATTCGTGTACCATGGCTCCTTCGCCCAGCACAACCGCCGCACCGACATGCCCTTCGCCGGCGCGTGCGATCATTCCGGGGATGATACCCGTGGCGCTCACGCGACTCCGGCCGGCTGGGTGGATCCAGCCGTCGCCGACTCCACGGCACCGGGCGCGCGAAGAATCTCGTGCCACTCCTGCAACGAGCGCACCACCGGCTCTCGTGTACGGCGGGCCGCAATGGCTTCGAAGGCCGCGCTGGCTGCCGTCAACGTGGTGGTGTAGGGCAAACGATTGGCGATGGCCGCCTGACGCAACTTCTCGTCGTCGACCTGCGCGTGTTTACCGAGAGGGGTATTCACGAGCAACTGCACTTCGCCGTTGAGGATCTTGTCCACGCCATGCGGGCGCCCTTCGTGCACTTTGAGCACGCTGGTGACCGGAATCCCCTGCTCGCGGAAGAACGCCGCCGTGCCGCTGGTCGCCATGATCGAAAAACCGATCGAATGGAACTTCCCGGCCAACGATGCTGCCGTGGGCTTGTCGCCATCGGACACAGTGAAAAACACCGTGCCCTCACGCGGCAAGGCATTGTCGGCGGCCAACTGCGATTTCATGAACGCCGCGCCAAAGTCGTCGTCGATGCCCATGACTTCACCCGTCGAGCGCATCTCCGGACCCAACACCGGATCGAACTCGCGGAACTTGTTGAACGGGAACACCGCTTCCTTCACGCTGATGTACGGCGGAATGATTTCCTGCGTGAATCCCACCTCGGCGAGCGTTTCGCCCAGCATCAAGCGTGCTGCCACTGAAGGCAACGACACGCCGATCGCCTTCGACACAAACGGTGCCGTGCGGGACGCACGTGGGTTCACCTCGATCACGTACACCTGGCCGTCCTTGTAGGCGTACTGCACGTTGATCAGCCCCACCACACCGAGCCGCTTCGCAAACGCGATCGTGTGTTCTTTCATCTGCGCCACGGCGGCCGCAGGAATGAGATACGGCGGCAGGATACACGCGGAATCACCGGAGTGAATGCCGGCGCTCTCGATATGTTCCATCACCGCACCGATCACCACATCCGTACCATCGGACAGTGCATCGACATCGGCTTCGAAGGCGTCTTCGAGGAACCGGTCCACCAGCACGGGCCGTTCTTCGCTGACCCGTGCGGCGCGCTCGAAGTAGTCGCGCAGCGACACCTCGTCGTGCACGATCTCCATGGCCCGACCGCCCAGCACATACGACGGCCGCACCAACACCGGAAACCCGATACGCTGCGCAATCGTCACGGCTTCGTCCACACTCGTGGCGGTGCCGTTGGCCGGCTGTTCGATGCCCAGCTCACGGGCAATCGCTTCGAAACGCCGGCGATCTTCAGCCGCATCGATGGCGTCCGGCGACGTGCCCAGGATCTTCACCCCGGCCGCTTCGAGTGGACGCGTGAGCTTGAGCGGCGTCTGGCCGCCCAGTTGCACGATCACCCCTTCCGGCTGTTCGCGATGCACGATCTCGAGGACGTCTTCGAGTGACAGCGGCTCGAAGTACAACTTGTCCGAGATATCAAAGTCGGTGGAGACCGTCTCGGGGTTGGAGTTCACCATGATGGTCTCGTACCCCTGCTCCCGCAGCGCCAACACAGCGCGCACGCAGCAGTAGTCGAACTCCACGCCCTGTCCAATGCGGTTCGGTCCCGATCCGAGGATCACGACCTTCTTGCGTCCCTCCGTGGCGGCTTCGCTTTCTTCGTCGTAGTTGCCGTACAGGTACGGCGTGCTCGACGGAAACTCGCCCGCGCAGGTGTCGATCATCTTGTACGATGGGCGCACACCCAGCGCCCACCGTTCGGCGCGCGCATCGCTCTCCGACTGGCCACGCAACGCACCCAACTGCCGATCCGAGAAGCCAAGCCGCTTCATGCGACGCATCGACACCGCGTCCACGCCGGTCAGCTTTTCATACCACTGCTCGGCGTCGATCAGTTCGCGCAACTGGTCGAGGAACCACGGATCGATGGCCGTGATCTCGTACAGCTCCTTGGTATCCATGCCCAGCAGCATGGCGCGCTTGAGCTGGAAGATGCGTTCCGGTGTGGGACGACGAAGCGCGCCACGCAGCTCTTCCTTCGAGCCCTCGGTCAGACGGTCATCTTGCAGACGCTCGGCAATCGTCCAGCCGGAGCGACCCGTTTCGAGGGCACGCAGCGCCTTCTGGAACGCCTCCTTGAACGTGCGCCCGATCGCCATCGACTCACCCACAGACTTCATCTGCGTGGTGAGACCGGGATCAGAGCTCACGAACTTCTCGAACGCAAAGCGCGGGCACTTCACGATGACGTAGTCGAGTACCGGCTCGAAGCTCGCCGGCGTCGTCTTCGTGATGTCGTTCGGTACTTCATCGAGCGTATAGCCCACCGCGAGCTTGGCGCCGATGCGGGCAATCGGGAAACCCGTAGCCTTCGACGCGAGCGCCGAAGAGCGCGAGACGCGCGGGTTCATCTCGATGACGATCAGTTCACCGTTGGTGGGGTTCACGGCAAACTGGATGTTGCAACCGCCGGCATCCACACCGATCTCACGAATGATCGCCACGGCCGCATCACGCATGACCTGATACTCCCGGTCCGTGAGCGTCATCGCCGGCGCCACCGTGATGGAATCGCCCGTGTGCACGCCCATCGGATCGAGGTTTTCGATCGAACAGACAATCACCACGTTGTCCGCACAGTCGCGCATCACTTCGAGTTCGTACTCCTTCCAGCCGAGCAGCGAACGTTCGATCAACACCGAGTGCACCGGCGACAGATCGAGCCCACGACGCACGATGGTTTCGAACTCTTCGCGGTTGTAGGCAATGCCACCGCCCGTGCCGCCCAGCGTGAACGACGGGCGGATGATGGCGGGGAACCCGGTCTCTTCCACGGCCGACAATGCTTCTTCGAGTGAGGTGACCGTGCGCCCCGTTGGGCAGCGCAGACCGATCTTCTCCATGGCCTCACCGAACAGCTTGCGATCTTCCGCCACACGAATGGCGCGCGCGTTGGCGCCGATCAATTCGCAGCCGTACTTCGCCAGTACACCGCTGTCGTGCAATGCGAGCGCCACGTTCAGCGCGGTCTGTCCACCCATCGTGGGCAGCACCGCATCCGGACGCTCCTTGGCGATCACCTTCTCGACGAATTCCGGCGTCACCGGTTCCACGTACGTGCGATCCGCAAACTCCGGATCGGTCATGATCGTGGCCGGATTGGAGTTCACGAGAATGACTTCGTAACCCTCCTCACGAAGGGCCTTGATGGCCTGTGTTCCGGAATAATCGAACTCAGCAGCCTGACCGATCACGATCGGCCCAGAGCCAATCACGAGAATCCGGTGCAGGTCAGAACGTCTCGGCATGGAACAGATCGTCGATGATGTCGTCGAGAGAACGCGTGGCGCGCCAACCCGTGGCGCGCTGCAGCTTCCGCGGATCCCCGATCAAAGCGGGGACATCAACAGGTCGCACCAGTGAAGGATCCTCGGTGGGTACGGCGCGGATCCCTGCTCGCGCCACTACCCGATCGAGAACTTCACGCACCGACCATCCGGTGCCGCTGGCCACGTTGTACGCCTCACCCGGCGTACCCTGTCGACAGAGGGAAATATACGCAGCCACCACGTCACAAACATGGAGGAAGTCGCGTATCGGCGAGAGGTTGCCCACCGGCATTGGCGTACCGGGTGCGGCGTCGGTCAGTCCCCGAGCACGCGCGACAAGTGCCGGCAGCAAAAATCGCGGCGGCTGCCCCGGTCCACTGTGGTTGAAGCTGCGTGCGACCATCGTGCGCAGCCCTGTGGCGCGCCAGCACTGGAAGGCCAGCACCTCCTGCGCCGCCTTGGTGGCCGCGTACACCGTGCGTGGTGCCTGTCGGGCGTCCTCACTGAGCAACGCGCCGTGGCTTGCATCACGTCCGTACTGCTCGGCACTTCCGGCGAGCAGAATCACCGGGTCGGCCCGGCCTTCCTGACGGATGCGGTCGAGGTGATGCAGGAGGCGCGCCGTGGCGGTGACGTTGATATCCCACGCCGCCGCCGGATCGGCCGCCGCCGTGGGCAGGTGCGAGATGGCGGCCAGGTGGATCACCACGTCCGGCGCGGCTTCGTCCACGACGCGCTGCACGAACCGGTCATCGCGCAGATCGCCAGATCGCCACTGAATACTCGTCGGCATGACCGGCACACCGCGACCGGCCGGCACGTCAGCGTCAGGGGTCATCGTCAGCCCAAAGACATCCGCCCCCTCAGCGGACAGGGCTGGCAACAGCCAACTGCCAACGAACCCCGACGCCCCGGTCACAAGGACACGGCGAAGCGGTCGGGGTTCGATAGGCGACATGAGTGCGTCGGGGGTCACCGCGCCGAGGCGTACCGCGCCAGATCCGCCTCCACCATCATGCGCACCAGCTCTGGAAATGCGACCTGCGGTGTCCAGCCCAACTGTTCACGGGCCTTGGTGGGATCGGCGACGAGCAGGTCCACTTCCGCAGGACGGAAGAAGCGCTCGTCCTGCACCACGAACTCACGATAGTCGAGCCCGACGGCGCCGAAGGCCGCATCGCAGAAGTCGCGCACGGAGTAGGTCTCTCCGGTGCCGATGACAAAATCATCGGGCGCATCCTGCTGCAGCATGCGCCACATCGCGTCGACATAGTCGCCGGCAAAGCCCCAATCACGACGGGCGTCGAGATTACCAAGACGCAGTTCGCGCTGCAGACCGAGCTTGATGCGCGCCACCCCGTCGGAGATTTTGCGCGTGACAAACTCGAGGCCACGTCGCGGCGACTCGTGATTGAACAGGATGCCGGACACCGCGAAGAGGTTGAAGCTCTCGCGATAGTTCACCGTGATCCAGTGTGCGTACACCTTGGCCACGCCATACGGCGAACGGGGATAAAACGGCGTGCTCTCGCGCTGCGGTGTTTCCACCACCTTGCCAAACTGCTCGCTCGAACTGGCCTGGTAGAAGCGCGCTTCCGGCGCCGCCTTGCGCAGCGCTTCCAGCATGCGGGTCACGCCCAGCGCGGTGAACTCGCCGGTCAGCACGGGCTGATTCCACGAGGTCTGCACAAAACTCTGGGCCGCGAGATTGTAGATCTCGTCGGGGCGGGTGGCCTGCACGACGTCGGTCAGCGACGTCTGGTCGAGCAGGTCGGCAGACGCGAGTTCGATACGATCGACGAGGTGCGCGATGCGTTCGTACGGGGTGGTCGACGAGCGACGTACCACGCCAACGACACGATATCCCTTCGCGAGCAACAGCTCAGCGAGGTAGGAGCCATCCTGTCCGGTGATACCGGTAATGAGCGCAGTCTTCACGCGGTGAGAGCGGTGTGGGTCAGGAAAGGGGCAGATAGGCAAAACGGGGAGCATCGCAACGCGCGAGCTCCCCGCTTGTACACCGGACCACAAGAATCAGGCGACGGCGACCTGGCCGCGCGGCGCGCGCTGCACCTTGCCTGCCGCGAGGCAGCGGGTGCACACCTTGACCTTGATGATCTTGCCCGCTTCGAGCGTACGCACGACCTGGAGGTTCGGCTTCCAGGTGCGGCGGGTCTTGTTGTTCGCGTGCGAGACGTTGTTGCCGAACGCAACACCCTTGTCGCAGTGGTAGCAGCGATTGCGATTGATAGCCATGGGTGTCGTTCTCAGCTGAGGATCAGTTCGATCCGCGCCATCTCTGCACCGTCACCCTTGCGGTGGCCGGTCTTGAGAATGCGCGTGTAGCCGCCCGGGCGTGTTGCGAACGCAGGGCCAAGCTCCTGAAAGAGCTTGTCTGCTGCTTCACGCTTGTGGACATGCTTGCCAGCGAGCCGACGCGCATGGAGCGTGCCGGTGCGGGCCTTGGTGATAAGCTTCTCGACGAACGGGCGGAGCTCCTTGGCCTTGGCCTCGGTCGTCTCGATCGCTCCCTGCTCGATGAGCGAGGTCGCGAGATTGCGGAGCAGCGCGAGGCGCTGCTCACTGGTCCGCCGGAGCTGGCGGTTGGCCTTACGATGGCGCATGGGAGATCAATCCTCGTCGTCGTCTTCGTCGGGCGCATTTTCGGCAGCGCGGCTGGGCGGGGTGCCCATGTCGAGGATGCGGACACCATCCGCACTCTCTTCGTAGCGCATACCAAAATTGAGCCCTTCCTTCTCGAGCAGCGCGGCGATTTCCTGCAAGGACTTCTTACCGAAGTTCTTGACCTGAAGGATTTGCGCCTCGGTCTGGCGAACCAGATCGCCGAGCGAGCGGATGTTGGAGTTTTTCAGGGAGTTGACCGAACGAACCGAGAGTTCGAGATCGTCGATCGGGGTACGGAACAACTCGGCGAGACGGATGGCGTCGCTGTTGGCGCCGTCACCGGCCGTACCGGGCTGCGCGGACGCGGAGGAACCAAAGCCCACGAAGTACTGGAAGTGGGTCTGGGCCAGCGCGGCGGCGTAGCTCACCGCTTCCTCGGGCGACATCGTGCCGTTGGTTTCGACGGTAAGCGTCAGGCGGTCGTAGTCGGTCCGCTGTCCGACGCGAGTTTCCGCGACGGTGAAGTTGACACGACGGACCGGGCTGTAGATGGCATCGATACGGACCACGTCGACCGAAAGGTTCTTGTCGGCGGGGTGCTGGTCGCTCTCGATGTATCCACGACCCTTGTTCACGTAGAGCTCGATGTTGAAATCGCGCTCGCCGGTGATCGTGAAGATGTGATGTGACGGATCGATGATCCGCACACCGCCCGTCGCGATGATGTCTGCGGCGGTGACGGTACCCGGGCCGGACTTGCTGATGCGGAGCACGGTCTGCTCCACTTCATCGGGCAGCGCGAGCGTCAGCGTCTTCAGGTTGCCGATGATCTGGTGCACGTCTTCCACGACGCCGCCGATGGTCTGGTGCTCATGCACCACGCCATCGATACGGAACGCCCACACGGCGGAGCCACGCAGCGACGACAGGAGCAGTCGGCGCATCGCGTTGCCCAGCGTGTGTCCGAAGCCGCGTTCGAGCGGCTGCAGACGGAATTCGGCCAGATTGGGACTGTCCTCGCGCTTGGTCGCTTCGACAAGCTGCGGGCGGACAAGCCCTGAAAGATCGATCGTTGCCATGATATCGTGAGATTGAGGTCACGCTGGTGCACAGCATCAGTGCACCAGCGACGCGCTGCCCCGCCCCGAACGCGCGGCAGCCCCGTAGAGGGGTTCGGGCCCCGACCCTGCTTACTTCGAGTACAGTTCGACGACGAGCTGTTCCTGCGCGGCGAGCGGTACCGCCTGACGCTGCGGCTTCTCGAGCACGCGACCGGAGAACGACTCCTTGTCGACCGCGATCCACGAGAGCGACGCACCACGCGACGCCTGCTCCATCGCACCCTGCACGAGCACGAGCTCACGCGAGGACTGCTTGACGCGCACTTCTTCGCCCGGGCGCACCGCGTACGACGGGATGTCGAGCTGGCGACCCTTCACTTCGATGTGGCGGTGGCGGATGAGCTGACGCGCGGCCTTGCGGCTCGGCGCGAAACCCATGCGGAACACCACGTTATCGAGGCGCGTTTCGAGCGCGGCCACCAGGTTGTGACCGGTGATACCGGCCTGCGTGGCGACCTTGTCGAACGTGTTGCGGAACTGCTTCTCGGACACGCCATAGATGCGCTTGATCTTCTGCTTCTCGCGCAACTGCTTGGCGTATTCCGACATCTTCTTGCGGCGGGCCGTGGCCTGGCCATGCTGGCCGGGCGCATACGGGCGACGATCGAT contains these protein-coding regions:
- a CDS encoding Gfo/Idh/MocA family protein, which translates into the protein MTEQIVPAGTPIRVSLVGCGRISRNHFDAIAKIPDLQLVAVADTVAERAEQAGRAAGVPWFQSLEQMLADVPSDVVVVATPSGLHPQHGILAAKAGRHVISEKPMAISLASADALVQACDDHHVHLFVVKQNRLNPPIVLLKRAIDSGRFGRIYMANCTVRWTRPQDYYDQAPWRGTWEFDGGAFMNQASHYVDLVQWLVGPVESVMAKTATLARRIEAEDSGVAVLKFRSGAIGTIEVTMLTYPKNLEGSITILGEKGTVKIGGTAVNKVEHWQFSDYDDDDKYVEQSNTNPTSVYGFGHEGYYRNVVSVLRGEARPDTDGRAGRKSLELILGIYESAKTGRDVPLPLRVNI
- the gmd gene encoding GDP-mannose 4,6-dehydratase; this translates as MKTALITGITGQDGSYLAELLLAKGYRVVGVVRRSSTTPYERIAHLVDRIELASADLLDQTSLTDVVQATRPDEIYNLAAQSFVQTSWNQPVLTGEFTALGVTRMLEALRKAAPEARFYQASSSEQFGKVVETPQRESTPFYPRSPYGVAKVYAHWITVNYRESFNLFAVSGILFNHESPRRGLEFVTRKISDGVARIKLGLQRELRLGNLDARRDWGFAGDYVDAMWRMLQQDAPDDFVIGTGETYSVRDFCDAAFGAVGLDYREFVVQDERFFRPAEVDLLVADPTKAREQLGWTPQVAFPELVRMMVEADLARYASAR
- a CDS encoding DNA-directed RNA polymerase subunit alpha — translated: MATIDLSGLVRPQLVEATKREDSPNLAEFRLQPLERGFGHTLGNAMRRLLLSSLRGSAVWAFRIDGVVHEHQTIGGVVEDVHQIIGNLKTLTLALPDEVEQTVLRISKSGPGTVTAADIIATGGVRIIDPSHHIFTITGERDFNIELYVNKGRGYIESDQHPADKNLSVDVVRIDAIYSPVRRVNFTVAETRVGQRTDYDRLTLTVETNGTMSPEEAVSYAAALAQTHFQYFVGFGSSASAQPGTAGDGANSDAIRLAELFRTPIDDLELSVRSVNSLKNSNIRSLGDLVRQTEAQILQVKNFGKKSLQEIAALLEKEGLNFGMRYEESADGVRILDMGTPPSRAAENAPDEDDDED
- the carB gene encoding carbamoyl-phosphate synthase large subunit; translated protein: MPRRSDLHRILVIGSGPIVIGQAAEFDYSGTQAIKALREEGYEVILVNSNPATIMTDPEFADRTYVEPVTPEFVEKVIAKERPDAVLPTMGGQTALNVALALHDSGVLAKYGCELIGANARAIRVAEDRKLFGEAMEKIGLRCPTGRTVTSLEEALSAVEETGFPAIIRPSFTLGGTGGGIAYNREEFETIVRRGLDLSPVHSVLIERSLLGWKEYELEVMRDCADNVVIVCSIENLDPMGVHTGDSITVAPAMTLTDREYQVMRDAAVAIIREIGVDAGGCNIQFAVNPTNGELIVIEMNPRVSRSSALASKATGFPIARIGAKLAVGYTLDEVPNDITKTTPASFEPVLDYVIVKCPRFAFEKFVSSDPGLTTQMKSVGESMAIGRTFKEAFQKALRALETGRSGWTIAERLQDDRLTEGSKEELRGALRRPTPERIFQLKRAMLLGMDTKELYEITAIDPWFLDQLRELIDAEQWYEKLTGVDAVSMRRMKRLGFSDRQLGALRGQSESDARAERWALGVRPSYKMIDTCAGEFPSSTPYLYGNYDEESEAATEGRKKVVILGSGPNRIGQGVEFDYCCVRAVLALREQGYETIMVNSNPETVSTDFDISDKLYFEPLSLEDVLEIVHREQPEGVIVQLGGQTPLKLTRPLEAAGVKILGTSPDAIDAAEDRRRFEAIARELGIEQPANGTATSVDEAVTIAQRIGFPVLVRPSYVLGGRAMEIVHDEVSLRDYFERAARVSEERPVLVDRFLEDAFEADVDALSDGTDVVIGAVMEHIESAGIHSGDSACILPPYLIPAAAVAQMKEHTIAFAKRLGVVGLINVQYAYKDGQVYVIEVNPRASRTAPFVSKAIGVSLPSVAARLMLGETLAEVGFTQEIIPPYISVKEAVFPFNKFREFDPVLGPEMRSTGEVMGIDDDFGAAFMKSQLAADNALPREGTVFFTVSDGDKPTAASLAGKFHSIGFSIMATSGTAAFFREQGIPVTSVLKVHEGRPHGVDKILNGEVQLLVNTPLGKHAQVDDEKLRQAAIANRLPYTTTLTAASAAFEAIAARRTREPVVRSLQEWHEILRAPGAVESATAGSTQPAGVA
- a CDS encoding DapH/DapD/GlmU-related protein — translated: MVHESAYVDDGAVIGAGSRVWHFAHVLGGAVVGARCSLGQNVVVMNKVTIGDNAKIQNNVSLYEGVELEADVFCGPSMVFTNVYNPRSAVSRKDEYRRTLVRRGASIGANATIVCGVTIGRYAFIGAGAVINRDVSDYALMAGVPAKRIGWMSEAGHRLVPVSAASGADGVETLRCEGTGTLYERRGDVVVRLEEQQ
- a CDS encoding DegT/DnrJ/EryC1/StrS family aminotransferase, producing the protein MAVPLLDLKAQHATIREDVVAALMAVVDSQAFILGEPVSDLEREVAALSQSRYAVGCANGTDALLLALRALGVTPGDEVVTTPFTFFATAGAVHNVGARPVFVDIDPRTFNIDPAAVGAAVGAKTKAVIAVDLFGQMAAIEQVIAAAGACPVIEDAAQTIGASRIIDGKRVMAGEAAAIGTFSFFPSKNLGGYGDGGMAVTQDDVLFDLLMKLRTHGGRKTYFHEIVGYNSRLDTLQAAVLRAKLPHLEGWSAGRRRNAAYYDAAFADVADVTTPYIDPANTSIYNQYTIRVPQRDALQQHLKAHGIGSNVYYPLPLHLQPCFAYLGYREGQCPESERAAHEVLSLPIYPELATAQLDEVIQAVRAFFGR
- the rplQ gene encoding 50S ribosomal protein L17, translated to MRHRKANRQLRRTSEQRLALLRNLATSLIEQGAIETTEAKAKELRPFVEKLITKARTGTLHARRLAGKHVHKREAADKLFQELGPAFATRPGGYTRILKTGHRKGDGAEMARIELILS
- a CDS encoding nucleotide sugar dehydrogenase; protein product: MSDASAMKEQLLNRIKDRSGVIGVIGLGYVGLPLAMEFVHAGFRVIGYDVSERVVDLLMAGQTHIHDVPAAQVQAAVASGSFVATTLEDRLGECDAISIAVPTPLSKTRDPDMAYVLSAADAIARQAHPGLCVVLESTTYPGTTRELLQPRLEAKGLTVGQDIFVAFSPERVDPGNPVYQTKNTPKVVGGVTPACVEVAQALYESCIDTVVPVSSPEAAELVKLLENTFRAVNIGLVNEIAIMCDKLGVNVWEVIDAAATKPFGFMKFTPGPGIGGHCIPLDPHYLAWKMRTLNYKTRFIDLASEINSHMPEWVVQKVADALNEVRKAVRGSRLLVLGVAYKRDIDDVRESPALDVIRLLEERGAHVEFHDPFVQEFREDGHTRKGVELSDEMLQWADAVVVITDHKQVDYQRVVDQATLLVDTRNVTAKLQPGRAQIVPLAAGLRSFGGVA
- the rpmB gene encoding 50S ribosomal protein L28, with the protein product MAINRNRCYHCDKGVAFGNNVSHANNKTRRTWKPNLQVVRTLEAGKIIKVKVCTRCLAAGKVQRAPRGQVAVA
- a CDS encoding GDP-mannose 4,6-dehydratase — protein: MSPIEPRPLRRVLVTGASGFVGSWLLPALSAEGADVFGLTMTPDADVPAGRGVPVMPTSIQWRSGDLRDDRFVQRVVDEAAPDVVIHLAAISHLPTAAADPAAAWDINVTATARLLHHLDRIRQEGRADPVILLAGSAEQYGRDASHGALLSEDARQAPRTVYAATKAAQEVLAFQCWRATGLRTMVARSFNHSGPGQPPRFLLPALVARARGLTDAAPGTPMPVGNLSPIRDFLHVCDVVAAYISLCRQGTPGEAYNVASGTGWSVREVLDRVVARAGIRAVPTEDPSLVRPVDVPALIGDPRKLQRATGWRATRSLDDIIDDLFHAETF